From Pseudomonas sp. B21-028, one genomic window encodes:
- a CDS encoding ATP-binding protein, whose protein sequence is MTDTPHFPLSAVVGADDLKLALCLAAIDPKIGGVLIEGPRGMAKSTLARGLADLLASGQFVTLPLGATEERLVGTLDLDAALGEGRAQFSPGVLAKADGGVLYVDEVNLLPDHLVDLLLDVAASGTNLIERDGISHRHPARFVLIGTMNPEEGELRPQLLDRFGLNVALDGHTAPAERGQIIRRRLDFDSDPAAFCAEWAAAQGQLRERCRSARERLSQIPLDDQALAQITERCFAAGVDGLRADLVWLRAARAHAAWHGAQVIAAEDIDAVAEFALRHRRRGHSAPAPSPSQAPSAGERAAEPNEGQGQWGDLPAQALPTGARRDVPSWPKKP, encoded by the coding sequence ATGACCGACACCCCCCATTTCCCGCTCTCCGCCGTGGTCGGCGCCGATGACCTGAAACTGGCCCTGTGCCTGGCCGCCATCGATCCGAAAATCGGCGGCGTGCTGATCGAAGGTCCCCGGGGCATGGCCAAGTCGACCCTGGCCAGGGGACTGGCGGACTTGCTGGCGAGCGGGCAATTCGTCACCTTGCCCCTGGGCGCCACCGAAGAGCGGCTGGTGGGCACCCTCGATCTGGATGCGGCGCTGGGAGAAGGGCGCGCGCAGTTTTCTCCCGGTGTGCTGGCCAAGGCCGACGGCGGTGTGTTGTACGTCGATGAGGTCAACCTGCTGCCGGATCACCTGGTGGACCTGCTGCTGGACGTCGCCGCCAGCGGCACCAACCTGATCGAGCGCGACGGCATCTCCCATCGGCATCCGGCGCGTTTCGTGCTGATCGGCACCATGAACCCGGAAGAGGGCGAGTTGCGCCCGCAACTGCTCGACCGGTTTGGCCTGAACGTGGCCCTCGACGGTCATACCGCACCGGCCGAGCGCGGGCAGATCATCCGGCGGCGGCTGGATTTCGACAGTGATCCCGCCGCGTTTTGCGCTGAATGGGCAGCGGCCCAGGGCCAATTGCGCGAACGCTGCCGGAGTGCTCGCGAGCGCCTGTCACAGATTCCCCTGGACGATCAGGCCTTGGCGCAGATTACCGAGCGCTGCTTTGCCGCCGGCGTCGATGGCTTGCGCGCCGATCTGGTCTGGTTGCGGGCCGCACGGGCCCATGCGGCCTGGCACGGGGCGCAGGTTATCGCCGCCGAGGACATCGATGCGGTCGCCGAGTTTGCCTTGCGTCACCGTCGGCGCGGACATTCAGCCCCGGCACCTTCACCGTCCCAGGCCCCTTCGGCTGGCGAACGAGCCGCGGAGCCAAACGAAGGCCAGGGCCAATGGGGTGACCTGCCGGCCCAGGCGCTGCCGACCGGTGCCCGGCGTGACGTGCCGAGCTGGCCAAAAAAGCCCTAG
- a CDS encoding VWA domain-containing protein has protein sequence MNWPGTLLNGRPRLREDLRFHGRHRSPHELWLVIVDASASTRRHRALSDGKGLLAQLFDNAYRQRARLALLTASGAQPNWQVQGLKASAGLRDWLDGLGAGGGTPLLAALQEAGHWLIARRKRYPAEQQRVLLMTDGRVKEGSPLPPLDCPCLLIDIERGPIRLGRARQLAGQLGVEYRHIDDGVSG, from the coding sequence GTGAACTGGCCGGGGACGTTGCTCAATGGCCGGCCACGTCTGCGTGAAGACCTGCGCTTTCACGGTCGCCATCGCTCGCCCCATGAGCTGTGGCTGGTCATCGTCGATGCGTCGGCCTCGACCCGTCGTCATCGGGCCTTGAGTGACGGCAAGGGCCTGTTGGCGCAGCTGTTCGACAACGCCTACCGGCAGCGCGCCCGGCTGGCGCTGTTGACGGCCAGTGGTGCGCAGCCGAACTGGCAAGTGCAGGGGCTCAAGGCCTCGGCCGGGTTGCGCGACTGGCTCGACGGGCTGGGCGCCGGTGGCGGTACGCCGTTACTGGCGGCGCTGCAGGAGGCCGGACATTGGCTGATCGCCCGGCGCAAGCGCTACCCGGCGGAGCAGCAGAGGGTGTTGCTGATGACGGATGGACGGGTGAAGGAGGGCTCGCCGCTGCCGCCGCTCGATTGCCCGTGTCTGTTGATCGACATCGAACGAGGTCCGATCCGTTTGGGCCGGGCCCGGCAGTTGGCGGGGCAATTGGGGGTTGAGTATCGGCATATCGATGATGGGGTATCTGGCTGA